The following is a genomic window from Candidatus Vondammii sp. HM_W22.
TGGGGTTTTACGTCAATGCGAAAGAACGTGGTTCCCTGGCGGCGTATTTTGATTAGTTCGATCAACTCCTCGAATGTTTCTACATCCGGGCTCTGGATCATTACCTCACTTAGCAGGAGCATGCTTGTCTACCCCGAGTTGCATGAATTTTTCTGGTGCGGGTGGTTCGATGTTGCCGATCCAATAATACCCAAGTGATCAACTTGGTTTTTATTATTTAACCCCAGAGTTCAGGTTTGATGCAAGTCTGGGATGGAAATATTTTTGATGCAGTGCAATATCCAGTTATGGCGATTTATTAGTTATGCAGGGATTAGCCGATTTTATGTTATTGATATCTAATGGTATTATATTTTAGTTTATTCGATTATTCATATATAACTGAATATAAACATATCCCATTGGAGATATGTTATTTTACCCCTATACCCCCCCATTAGCGGGATATTGTTGACACATAAGGGAACTCTAAAATGCTTTATGAAACTCTGGGACGAGTAATCCCTTATCCTGAACGAAGAGGTTTGCAAATTCAGGGTTTGCGGCGCCCGGGCAGTTGGGTGGCCGCTTGTGACTATCAATTCATAACACCTAATGATAAAGACCAATTGGGAGATTAACTGATGGCAAAACCGATGCACGATACCCCCATGCTTGACCAGTTGGAGAGCGGCCCTTGGCCGAGCTTCATTACCGGTATCAAGCGCCTGGCTGAAAACAATGACATGGCTGTTGATCTGCTGGGTCAGCTGGAAACCTCTTACCAGACCCGCAAGGGCTACTGGAAAGGCGGTACCGTCGGTGTCATCGGTTACGGTGGTGGTGTAATCCCCCGTTTTACCGAACTGAAGGATGATGAGGGCAACCCACTGTTTCCGGCTGCTGCCGAGATGCATACCATCCGCATCATGCCGCCTCCAGGCCTGCACTATGATACCGGTACCCTGCGCAAATTCTGCGATATCTGGGAGAAATACGGTACCGGCCTGATCTGTGCCCACGGCCAGTCCGGCGATATCATGTTCCAGGGTTGCGACTCTGCCAATGTTCAGCCTTTCTTCGATGAAATCAACAAAATTGGCTTTGATATGGGCGGAGCCGGTCCGGCTGTCCGTACCGGTATGTCCTGTGTCGGCGCTGCCCGTTGCGAGCAATCCAACTTCGATGAGGGCCGCACCCTGCGGGCTCTGGTCAACAACGCTCTGGATGATCTGCACCGTCCGGCACTGCCATACAAGATGAAGTACAAAGTTTCCGGCTGCGCCAACGACTGCATGAACGCCATCCACCGTTCCGACTTTGCCGTGATCGGCACTTGGCGTGATGATATGAAGGTCGACCAGAAAGAGGTGAAGAAGTATGTCGCCGATATGGGCCGCAAGAAAATGGTCGATAACGTCATCACCCGTTGCCCGACCAAGGCGCTATCGCTGAATGATGACGACACGCTGGAAGTGGACAATAAAAACTGTGTCCGCTGCATGCACTGTATCAATGTGATGACCAAGGCACTCTCTCCGGGCGACGACAAAGGTGTCAGTATTCTGATCGGCGGCAAGCGCACCCTGAAGATTGGCGATCTGCTGGGCACCGTGATCGTTCCTTTCCACAAGCTGGAGAGCGATGAAGATTTCGAATGGATTGAAGAGCTGGCTACCGAGGTACTGGACTTCTTCGCTGAGAATGCGCTGGAGCACGAGCGTACCGGGGAGATGATCGAGCGCATCGGCCTGCAGAACTTCCTCGAAGGTATCGGCGTGGAGATCGATCCGAACATGATATCCCAGCCTCGTACCAACCCTTATGTCCGTATGGATGAGTGGGATGAAGAGGTGGCCAAGTGGGAAGAGCGTAAAGCCGCTCAGTAACCTTTCTTAAGGTTATATACGCATATCTCCTGCCGGAACCCGGCGGGGGGGTGTGGAACAGAATTTTAGCATTCAATAGAGAATTTGGAGGTAAGCATGGCTGAAGCACCTCGCATGCCCGACGAGATAGGTGTCAGGGATATTCAAGAGTTCCTGCATCCTGTGTTGAAAAAGAACTATGGCGATTGGAAATGGCATGATCGTCCACGCCCAGGTGTCCTGCACCACGTTGCCAATGGCGGCGACGAGGTTTGGACTGTTCGCGCCGGTACCGCACGGCAGATGGATCTTTTCACTATCCGTACCCTGATGGATATTGCCGATGACTTTGCAGAAGGCTATGTCCGCTTCACTATCCGCTCAAACATCGAGTTCATGGTCAGTGAAGAGTCCAAGGTACAGCCGCTGATCGACGAGTTGACCAAGCATGGTTTCCCAATTGGTGGTACCGGTAACTCTGTATCAAACATATCCCACACTCAGGGCTGGTTACACTGTGATATCCCGGGTACTGATGCCTCTGGTGTTGTCAAGGCGCTGATGGATGAGTTGATTCATGAGTTTACCCATGAAGAGATGCCGAACCGCGTTCGTCTTACCTCTTCCTGCTGTCAGATCAACTGCGGCGGCCAAGGTGATATCGCGATCAATATCCAGCACACCAAGCCACCAAAGATTGACCATAATCAGGTTGGTAATGTCTGTGAGCGTCCTACAGTAGTAGCTCGCTGCCCGGTTGCGGCTATTCGCCCTGCGGTGGTCAACGGCAAGCCTTCCCTCGAAGTGGATGAGCGTAAATGCATCTGCTGTGGCGCATGTTTCCCGCCTTGTCCTCCGATGCAGATCAACGATCCAGAGCACTCAAAGTTTGCGATCTGGGTTGGTGGCAAGCACTCCAACGCCCGTTCCAAACCTGCTTTCCATAAGCTGGTTGCATCCGGTGTTCCAAACAATCCGCCGCGCTGGCCAGAGGTGTCTGTGATCGTTAAGCAGATTCTCTTCGCCTATAAGGAAGATGCCAAGGATTGGGAGCGTATCGGTGAGTGGGCTGACCGCATTGGCTGGCCGAGCTTCTTCGAGAAGACCGGACTGCCTTTCACCAAGTACCACATCGATAACTGGCGTGGTGGTCGCGCGAACCTGAATGCTTCCGCACACATCCGCTTCTGATTCAGTGGATCTATAACCTAAGGGATAGCAAATGAAATTTGCGATTCAGATAAATGAAGGGCCGTATCAGCATCAAGCGTCTGATTCTGCCTATATGTTCACCAAGGCCGCCTTGGAGAAGGGACATGAGATTTTTCGTATTTTTTTTTACCATGACGGTGTTGGCAACAGCACCCGCTTGACCACGCCGCCTCAGGATGATCGCAATATCGTTGAGCGCTGGGCAGAACTTGCCGAGAAGTACGAATTGGATATGGTCGTCTGTGTGGCTGCGGCACAGCGTCGTGGTGTGGTGGATGATGGCGAAGCCGAGCGTAACGGCAAAGATGCCACCAATATCCATCCCAGGTTCCGGATTTCCGGTCTGGGGCAGCTGGTTGAAGCCGCTGTCCAGTCCGACCGGCTAATGGTCTTTGGCGATTGAGCGCAGGAGTATTGGATTATGTCTGAAATTAAAAAGTTCCTGTACCTTAACCGTCGCGCTCCCTATGGCACTATCTACGCTTGGGAATCCCTTGAGGTGGTGCTGATTGGTGCTGCTTTCGACCAGGATGTCAGCCTCGCTTTCCTGGATGATGGCGTGTATCAGATCGTCAAAGGTCAGAATACGGCTGAAGTGGGGATGAAGAACTTCTCGCCTACTTATTCTGCACTGGGTGACTATGAAGTAACCAAACTCTATGTGGAGAAGGAGTCTCTGGAAGAGCGTGGTCTCACTATCGATGATTTGATGCCTCTCAAGTGGGAGGATGAGGATGAGGATTGGGCCGAAAAGGATTCAATCCGCCTCGTCAGCCGTGCTGAGTTGGCTAAGATGATGCAAGACCAAGACGTTGTCTTTGGTTTCTGAGGAGTAGGTTGCTGTCATGAGTGAATTGCATACTGTAAATAAATCGCCTTTTGAGAAGAACTCCTTTGACAGCTGTCTTGGGCATGCGCTCGAAGGCAGTGCTGTTCTGCTGTTTGAGGATGGTGTCTATGCTGTTATGAAAGGCACAGTTGTAGAAGAGAAAGTGAAATCTGCCCAGGGTGTGAAGTTTTATGCACTGGGACCTGATATGAAAGCCCGTGGCCTCCCAGAGGAGCGGTTAATTGATGGGGTGGAGGTCGTGGACTATGCCGGGTTTGTCGACCTTGCGGCAGAGTACGGCAAAGTGGTGCCCTGGGTCTGACCCTGATACACAATTTTTTATTCCCTGGATAATTTAGGAGACAATATTATGTCTATTGAAGCAGACGGCAAGACTTTTGAGACTGATGAGGAAGGTTATCTGGTTAACCT
Proteins encoded in this region:
- the tusC gene encoding sulfurtransferase complex subunit TusC; protein product: MSEIKKFLYLNRRAPYGTIYAWESLEVVLIGAAFDQDVSLAFLDDGVYQIVKGQNTAEVGMKNFSPTYSALGDYEVTKLYVEKESLEERGLTIDDLMPLKWEDEDEDWAEKDSIRLVSRAELAKMMQDQDVVFGF
- a CDS encoding sulfur relay protein DsrC, with product MLLLSEVMIQSPDVETFEELIELIKIRRQGTTFFRIDVKPQFSDTPEDWEDRLEAAFT
- the dsrA gene encoding dissimilatory-type sulfite reductase subunit alpha, yielding MAKPMHDTPMLDQLESGPWPSFITGIKRLAENNDMAVDLLGQLETSYQTRKGYWKGGTVGVIGYGGGVIPRFTELKDDEGNPLFPAAAEMHTIRIMPPPGLHYDTGTLRKFCDIWEKYGTGLICAHGQSGDIMFQGCDSANVQPFFDEINKIGFDMGGAGPAVRTGMSCVGAARCEQSNFDEGRTLRALVNNALDDLHRPALPYKMKYKVSGCANDCMNAIHRSDFAVIGTWRDDMKVDQKEVKKYVADMGRKKMVDNVITRCPTKALSLNDDDTLEVDNKNCVRCMHCINVMTKALSPGDDKGVSILIGGKRTLKIGDLLGTVIVPFHKLESDEDFEWIEELATEVLDFFAENALEHERTGEMIERIGLQNFLEGIGVEIDPNMISQPRTNPYVRMDEWDEEVAKWEERKAAQ
- the tusB gene encoding sulfurtransferase complex subunit TusB → MSELHTVNKSPFEKNSFDSCLGHALEGSAVLLFEDGVYAVMKGTVVEEKVKSAQGVKFYALGPDMKARGLPEERLIDGVEVVDYAGFVDLAAEYGKVVPWV
- the dsrB gene encoding dissimilatory-type sulfite reductase subunit beta, which translates into the protein MAEAPRMPDEIGVRDIQEFLHPVLKKNYGDWKWHDRPRPGVLHHVANGGDEVWTVRAGTARQMDLFTIRTLMDIADDFAEGYVRFTIRSNIEFMVSEESKVQPLIDELTKHGFPIGGTGNSVSNISHTQGWLHCDIPGTDASGVVKALMDELIHEFTHEEMPNRVRLTSSCCQINCGGQGDIAINIQHTKPPKIDHNQVGNVCERPTVVARCPVAAIRPAVVNGKPSLEVDERKCICCGACFPPCPPMQINDPEHSKFAIWVGGKHSNARSKPAFHKLVASGVPNNPPRWPEVSVIVKQILFAYKEDAKDWERIGEWADRIGWPSFFEKTGLPFTKYHIDNWRGGRANLNASAHIRF
- the tusD gene encoding sulfurtransferase complex subunit TusD produces the protein MKFAIQINEGPYQHQASDSAYMFTKAALEKGHEIFRIFFYHDGVGNSTRLTTPPQDDRNIVERWAELAEKYELDMVVCVAAAQRRGVVDDGEAERNGKDATNIHPRFRISGLGQLVEAAVQSDRLMVFGD